From Aliarcobacter butzleri, the proteins below share one genomic window:
- a CDS encoding WD40 repeat domain-containing protein, translated as MKIFNYFILIFTLTYNLFANDLKPVNILETSGGVTDLVLDKNRLLAATVNSTIDIFDINSKEKIDTIKIPKIKDFLGDLIESKIYSTDILENKILILSQGESGGRNLFIYEDKKLINIIDDKKRLFIAYAKFLDENHIIYALLSNQLFIYDIKNKTTLNEVQVSQSKFSHFKLSLDKTKVIVADESGALSLFDSKSLKLLQVFKSQNVDNVFQVDLKNNTLISAGQDRRCAIYNIDKNNSFYKDSNFLVYSVALSPSSKKGAFSSDENNNVTVFDVSSKENLFRLTNIQNTLTNILFLNENELFIASDDNKINYYKLGE; from the coding sequence ATGAAAATTTTTAACTATTTTATTCTTATATTTACTCTAACTTACAATCTTTTTGCAAATGATTTAAAACCAGTAAATATTTTAGAAACAAGTGGTGGAGTAACTGATTTAGTTCTTGATAAAAATAGATTATTAGCAGCAACTGTAAATTCTACTATTGATATTTTTGATATAAATTCAAAAGAAAAAATTGATACTATAAAAATTCCTAAAATAAAAGATTTTTTAGGTGATTTAATTGAATCAAAAATTTATAGTACAGATATTTTAGAAAATAAAATTTTGATTTTATCTCAAGGAGAAAGTGGAGGAAGAAATCTTTTTATATATGAAGATAAAAAGTTGATAAATATAATTGATGATAAAAAAAGACTATTTATCGCGTATGCAAAGTTTTTAGATGAAAACCACATAATCTATGCCCTACTTTCGAATCAACTTTTTATTTATGATATAAAAAACAAAACTACTTTAAATGAAGTCCAAGTTTCTCAATCAAAATTTTCTCACTTTAAACTATCTTTGGATAAAACAAAAGTAATTGTTGCAGATGAAAGTGGAGCGCTATCATTATTTGATTCAAAAAGTTTAAAACTACTTCAAGTATTTAAATCTCAAAATGTTGATAATGTTTTTCAAGTTGATTTAAAAAATAATACTTTAATAAGTGCTGGTCAAGATAGACGTTGTGCCATTTATAATATAGATAAAAATAACTCTTTTTATAAAGATAGCAATTTTTTAGTTTATAGTGTGGCTTTAAGTCCAAGTTCAAAAAAAGGAGCTTTTTCAAGTGATGAGAACAATAATGTAACAGTTTTCGATGTAAGTTCAAAAGAGAACTTATTTAGATTAACAAATATTCAAAATACTTTAACAAATATCTTATTTTTAAATGAAAATGAGCTATTTATTGCAAGTGATGATAATAAAATAAACTATTATAAATTAGGAGAATAA
- a CDS encoding chaperone NapD, protein MNISSIVVQTLPKNLEEVVKALKASGVCDYFMHDELGRIIVTIEGDGVQEELKKLKVIEAIPNVISADMQMAYSQEELDSHLEVLENSDAVPRVLNEDVKPEDIVYNGDLKQKDLIGFATNFDKTGK, encoded by the coding sequence ATGAATATTTCAAGTATTGTGGTACAAACTTTACCAAAAAATTTAGAAGAAGTTGTAAAAGCATTAAAAGCATCTGGTGTTTGTGACTATTTTATGCACGATGAATTAGGAAGAATAATTGTAACAATTGAAGGAGATGGTGTTCAAGAAGAACTGAAAAAATTAAAAGTTATTGAAGCAATACCAAATGTAATAAGTGCCGATATGCAAATGGCTTATAGTCAAGAAGAGTTAGATTCTCATTTAGAAGTTTTAGAAAATAGTGATGCTGTTCCAAGAGTATTAAATGAAGATGTAAAACCTGAAGATATTGTTTACAATGGAGATTTAAAACAAAAAGATTTAATAGGTTTTGCAACAAATTTCGATAAAACTGGAAAATAA
- a CDS encoding PAS domain-containing protein: protein MEFLSGKFLCETIVPRNELIVSRTNLKGVITYANDTFAEISGYSVDELIGKNHNIVRHPDMPKVIFKDLWTKLKAEGHWSGFVKNLRKDEGFYWVYAEISQVIKNGELVEYKSVRTPISFENKIKYQLYYDELKEKNKELLRRVIYQ from the coding sequence ATGGAATTCTTAAGCGGAAAATTCTTGTGCGAAACTATTGTTCCTAGAAATGAACTAATAGTTTCAAGAACAAATCTAAAAGGTGTTATTACTTATGCAAATGATACTTTTGCAGAAATTTCTGGTTATAGTGTAGATGAATTAATAGGTAAAAATCATAATATTGTAAGGCATCCAGATATGCCAAAAGTTATTTTTAAAGATTTATGGACAAAGTTAAAAGCAGAAGGTCATTGGAGTGGCTTTGTAAAAAATCTTAGAAAAGATGAAGGTTTTTATTGGGTATATGCAGAGATTTCTCAAGTAATAAAAAATGGTGAATTAGTTGAATATAAATCAGTTAGAACACCTATATCTTTTGAAAACAAAATAAAATATCAACTATATTATGATGAGTTAAAAGAAAAGAACAAGGAGTTATTAAGAAGAGTAATATACCAATAA
- a CDS encoding EAL domain-containing protein — protein sequence MKPTIDPENLLILISEYSPDMLWIKDLEGRYLYANNAICKGLLIATPDEVFGKDDNFFVERVREKHKENPEYHTFSSCSDSDEETLKAMKSLRFIEKGNIRGKLTYLEVDKAPFFDENGKLVGVIGTARDITEKILLKEKNEKLAYYDQLTTLPNRQKIILDINTNFPTACIVFNIDDFKEINDFFGTENADKILQDIANRFLDYKYIVYRIDGDEFAILFYENLSIDQLKSQAQKILTLFDEEPFYVEDQTISIGFSIGIAKAKDNLLTKVDIAVNNAKNSSSDISVYEESENIEKKYKQNLEMATSIKEALLEDRIVCHYQPLIDIETGEIYSFETLVRMIDKDGNIIPPIKFLDFSKKVKLYSSITRKVIKEACETFKHRNENFSINLNIADIKDKETVKEIIKNITETNTASKVTFEILESEGIENYDEVISFINQIKALGAKIAIDDFGTGYSNFEHLLRLDVNYIKIDGSLIKNIASDEKHRIIVETIVSFARRIGIKTVAEFVADKQILEIIKEIGVSCAQGYYIGKPEKL from the coding sequence ATGAAACCTACTATTGACCCAGAAAATCTTTTAATACTAATATCTGAATATTCTCCTGATATGTTATGGATAAAAGATTTAGAAGGTCGATATTTATACGCAAACAATGCTATTTGTAAAGGATTATTAATAGCAACTCCTGATGAAGTTTTTGGAAAAGATGATAATTTTTTTGTAGAAAGAGTAAGAGAAAAGCATAAAGAAAATCCTGAATATCACACTTTTAGTTCATGTTCTGATTCTGATGAAGAGACTTTAAAAGCTATGAAATCATTAAGATTTATAGAAAAAGGAAACATCAGAGGTAAGTTAACTTATCTTGAAGTTGATAAGGCTCCTTTCTTTGATGAAAATGGAAAATTAGTCGGAGTTATAGGAACAGCAAGAGATATCACAGAAAAAATCTTACTAAAAGAAAAAAATGAAAAACTTGCTTATTATGACCAACTAACAACATTACCAAATAGACAAAAAATTATTTTAGATATAAATACAAATTTTCCAACTGCTTGTATAGTTTTCAATATAGATGATTTCAAAGAGATAAATGACTTTTTTGGAACAGAAAATGCAGATAAAATTTTGCAAGATATTGCAAATAGATTTTTAGATTATAAATATATTGTTTATAGAATTGATGGTGATGAGTTTGCTATCTTATTTTATGAAAATTTATCAATCGACCAATTGAAATCTCAAGCACAAAAGATATTAACTTTATTTGATGAAGAACCTTTTTATGTGGAAGATCAAACCATTTCAATAGGTTTTTCAATTGGTATTGCAAAAGCAAAAGATAATTTATTAACAAAAGTAGATATTGCTGTAAATAATGCAAAAAACTCTTCATCTGATATATCAGTTTATGAAGAGAGCGAAAATATAGAAAAAAAATATAAACAAAATTTAGAAATGGCAACTTCAATCAAAGAAGCTCTTTTAGAAGATAGAATAGTTTGTCACTATCAACCACTAATAGATATTGAAACTGGTGAAATTTACTCTTTTGAAACATTGGTTAGAATGATAGATAAAGATGGAAACATCATTCCTCCAATAAAATTCTTAGATTTTTCAAAAAAAGTAAAACTATATTCAAGCATCACAAGAAAAGTCATAAAAGAAGCTTGTGAAACTTTTAAACATAGAAATGAAAATTTTTCTATCAACTTAAATATTGCAGATATAAAAGATAAAGAAACAGTTAAAGAGATAATTAAAAATATCACAGAAACAAATACTGCATCAAAAGTTACTTTTGAGATTTTAGAATCTGAAGGTATCGAAAACTACGATGAAGTAATAAGTTTTATTAATCAAATAAAAGCATTAGGTGCAAAAATTGCAATTGATGATTTCGGTACAGGTTATTCAAACTTTGAGCATCTTTTAAGACTAGATGTAAACTATATAAAAATCGATGGTTCACTAATAAAAAATATAGCATCAGATGAAAAACATAGAATTATTGTTGAAACAATAGTAAGCTTTGCTAGAAGAATAGGAATTAAAACTGTAGCAGAATTTGTTGCGGATAAACAAATTTTAGAGATAATTAAAGAAATTGGTGTTAGTTGTGCTCAAGGTTATTACATAGGAAAACCTGAAAAACTTTAA
- a CDS encoding ferredoxin-type protein NapF — protein sequence MQRRELLSSLFAYKEKENKEKIIRPPYFNDEEVFFSNCTSCEGLCSKVCEENIIIIQEDSTPKLDFSISGCTYCDECAKACPNDVLNIENKKHIDAKIEIDVISCLSWHQTMCFSCKDPCFYDAIDFLAMFRPTINQNCTACGLCIKSCPTDAIKIIS from the coding sequence ATGCAAAGAAGAGAACTTCTTAGTTCTCTTTTTGCTTATAAAGAAAAAGAGAATAAAGAAAAAATCATAAGACCTCCATATTTTAATGATGAAGAAGTTTTTTTTTCAAACTGTACTTCTTGCGAAGGATTATGCAGTAAAGTTTGTGAAGAAAATATCATTATAATTCAAGAAGATTCTACGCCAAAACTTGATTTTTCAATTTCTGGTTGTACATATTGTGACGAGTGTGCAAAAGCTTGTCCAAATGATGTTTTAAATATTGAAAATAAAAAACATATTGATGCTAAAATAGAAATCGATGTAATATCTTGTTTATCATGGCATCAAACTATGTGTTTTTCATGTAAAGACCCATGTTTTTATGACGCAATAGATTTTTTAGCTATGTTTAGACCAACGATAAACCAAAATTGTACAGCTTGTGGGCTTTGTATAAAATCTTGTCCAACAGATGCAATTAAAATTATTAGTTAG
- a CDS encoding nitrate reductase cytochrome c-type subunit: MKLHKLTLVVIAIASFFISSAFAADSKIKDSTLGLRHTNLLSEEKTVSDETKYGTDAAGTSTKIKRAFENAPPMIPHDVEGMLPIEINNNQCTACHDPLVAESMGATPIPKSHFTSFREEVKLDSNGNLEREGKVVENSSDLKGVKKPLDHLSNARFNCSACHAPQSNSANVPKNNFSPEFRSGGLNDRSNLIDTISEGVK, encoded by the coding sequence ATGAAATTACATAAATTAACTCTAGTAGTTATTGCGATTGCATCTTTTTTTATAAGTAGTGCATTTGCAGCAGATAGCAAAATAAAAGATAGTACGCTAGGACTAAGACATACAAATTTGTTATCTGAAGAAAAAACAGTTTCAGATGAAACAAAATATGGTACAGATGCAGCAGGAACAAGTACAAAAATTAAAAGAGCATTTGAAAATGCACCTCCAATGATCCCACATGATGTTGAAGGAATGTTACCTATTGAAATCAATAATAATCAATGTACAGCTTGTCATGATCCATTAGTAGCTGAATCTATGGGAGCAACACCAATTCCTAAATCACACTTCACAAGTTTTAGAGAAGAAGTAAAACTTGATTCAAATGGGAATTTAGAAAGAGAAGGAAAAGTTGTTGAAAATTCAAGTGATTTAAAAGGCGTAAAAAAACCTCTTGACCACTTATCAAATGCGAGATTTAATTGTTCTGCGTGCCACGCACCACAATCAAATAGTGCAAATGTTCCAAAAAACAACTTCTCTCCAGAATTTAGAAGTGGTGGATTAAATGATAGATCAAATTTAATAGATACAATTTCAGAAGGTGTTAAATAA